A stretch of the Halomonas sp. BDJS001 genome encodes the following:
- a CDS encoding cellulose biosynthesis protein BcsE: protein MAVYGGIQAHELERWLNALTNAAYDRRCPLVKVHGGNARARTARQNLLLLAHDYRSGQLTREECAADLGHWCQSYLSETEWYVLVGTRQAPSQPQSEEERSLAVLKQHRVG, encoded by the coding sequence GTGGCAGTGTATGGTGGAATTCAGGCACATGAACTGGAACGTTGGCTTAATGCGTTAACCAACGCCGCCTATGATCGACGCTGCCCGTTGGTAAAAGTGCATGGTGGCAATGCCCGTGCGCGTACTGCCCGGCAGAACTTATTACTCCTCGCCCACGACTATCGCAGCGGCCAACTCACCCGCGAAGAGTGCGCTGCAGATCTCGGTCACTGGTGCCAATCCTACCTTTCCGAAACCGAGTGGTACGTACTGGTCGGCACCCGCCAAGCCCCTTCACAGCCGCAAAGCGAGGAGGAGCGAAGTCTTGCCGTGCTTAAGCAGCATCGGGTGGGGTAA
- a CDS encoding ABC transporter ATP-binding protein codes for MTTTPALSVRSLGVNFGSNQVVKNLSFDVYPGKTTAIVGESGSGKSVTSLAIMRLVEYMNAEITSGTITFYRETNGSPPQDLTQLSDKAMRKIRGKEIAMIFQEPMTSLNPVYTIGDQITEVLVLHEKLSTESARVEAVKLLKLVRLADAESLLKRYPHQLSGGMRQRVMIAMALACRPKLLVADEPTTALDVTIQAQILTIMRDLQQELGMAVIFITHDMGVVAEMADQVVVMRHGEKVEEGSVEEIFARPQHPYTQALLAAVPKLGSMQGEALPRMDPLVVLEGNVARTLGESRQQDTARTDAAPVVEIENLVTRFDIRKGFFGGISHRVHAVENVSFTIFPGETLALVGESGSGKSTIGRTIQQLQESTSGTIRFGGKAVADMSRAEKMRLRQEVQYIFQDPFASLDPRKTVGFSIAEPIRTHDLLHGSKAIRQRVDQLLERVGLSADQAERYPHEFSGGQRQRICIARALASKPKLIIADEALSALDVSIQAQIIHLLMELQQDEGLAYLFISHDMAVVEKISHRVAVLHLGQVVELGERRAVFDSPQHSYTRKLLSAVPVADPAQRRERVLLQGDILSPIRKVGDEPEHLPLVQVASGHFVAQEVGSAERLAS; via the coding sequence GTGACCACTACACCAGCGCTATCGGTTCGTTCCTTGGGGGTAAATTTTGGCTCCAACCAGGTTGTTAAAAACCTGAGTTTTGATGTTTACCCCGGTAAAACGACGGCAATCGTTGGCGAGTCTGGCTCGGGTAAATCGGTAACTTCACTGGCGATTATGCGCTTGGTGGAGTACATGAATGCTGAGATTACCAGTGGCACCATAACGTTCTACCGTGAGACCAATGGCTCCCCACCACAAGATCTTACCCAGCTTTCGGATAAGGCGATGCGTAAGATACGTGGCAAAGAGATTGCCATGATTTTCCAAGAGCCAATGACGTCACTGAATCCGGTTTACACCATTGGTGATCAGATTACCGAAGTACTGGTATTGCATGAAAAGCTTTCGACAGAGTCTGCTCGTGTCGAAGCAGTAAAACTTTTGAAGCTGGTGCGGCTGGCCGATGCCGAATCGCTATTAAAACGCTACCCCCATCAGCTATCCGGCGGTATGCGTCAACGAGTGATGATAGCGATGGCGCTGGCCTGTCGTCCTAAATTGCTGGTAGCGGATGAGCCCACCACTGCGCTGGATGTCACCATTCAGGCGCAAATTCTTACCATTATGCGCGATCTGCAGCAGGAACTGGGCATGGCCGTTATCTTCATCACCCACGACATGGGGGTGGTGGCGGAGATGGCCGATCAGGTAGTGGTCATGCGTCATGGGGAGAAGGTCGAGGAGGGCTCAGTGGAGGAGATTTTCGCCCGCCCCCAACACCCCTATACCCAAGCACTGTTAGCGGCGGTGCCTAAACTTGGCAGCATGCAGGGCGAAGCCCTTCCACGCATGGATCCATTAGTGGTGCTGGAGGGAAATGTTGCGCGCACCCTGGGTGAAAGTCGTCAGCAGGATACCGCTAGAACCGATGCAGCCCCGGTGGTGGAGATTGAAAATTTAGTCACCCGTTTCGATATTCGTAAAGGCTTCTTTGGGGGGATTAGCCATCGTGTCCATGCGGTGGAAAATGTCAGTTTCACTATTTTTCCGGGTGAAACGCTGGCACTGGTAGGAGAGTCGGGTTCCGGCAAGTCGACCATCGGGCGCACCATTCAGCAGTTGCAGGAAAGCACCAGTGGCACGATACGCTTTGGTGGCAAGGCCGTGGCCGATATGTCTCGGGCAGAAAAAATGCGCCTGCGCCAAGAAGTGCAGTACATTTTTCAAGACCCGTTTGCCTCCTTGGATCCACGTAAAACCGTTGGCTTTTCGATAGCCGAGCCCATCCGTACGCACGATTTATTGCACGGTAGTAAAGCGATTCGCCAGCGGGTAGACCAGTTACTGGAACGCGTTGGTTTGAGTGCTGACCAAGCCGAGCGCTATCCCCATGAGTTTTCCGGTGGCCAGCGCCAACGAATCTGTATCGCCCGCGCTCTGGCCTCCAAGCCTAAGTTGATCATTGCTGATGAAGCGTTATCTGCCCTCGATGTTTCTATCCAGGCGCAGATCATTCATCTGCTAATGGAGTTGCAGCAAGACGAGGGCTTGGCCTATCTGTTCATTAGTCATGACATGGCGGTGGTGGAAAAGATCAGCCACCGAGTGGCGGTACTGCACCTTGGCCAAGTCGTTGAGCTAGGCGAGCGTCGGGCGGTGTTTGATTCGCCTCAGCACTCTTACACCCGCAAGCTCTTAAGCGCTGTACCAGTGGCCGACCCGGCTCAGCGGCGGGAGCGGGTGTTGCTGCAGGGCGATATTCTTAGTCCCATCCGTAAAGTCGGTGATGAGCCAGAACATTTGCCATTAGTGCAGGTGGCTAGCGGTCATTTCGTTGCCCAGGAAGTAGGCAGCGCCGAGCGTTTGGCGTCATAG